CCGGATGGCCGCGGTGCAAATGCGACTCGTCGATAACATCCAGACTCTCAGGCGCCAGCTGCGCCTCCAGCCGGCGCCGGATTTCGCTGACCCGGCGGCTCATGGCAGCAGCTGGCGAAAGGGCTGAACTTCAACGGCATCCCATGCGCCGGACTGCAGGTAGGGATCAGCCTCGGCCCAGCCACGTGCGTCAGACAGACTTTCGAATTCCGCCACTATCAGTGAGCCGGCGTAACCCGCTGGGCCGGGATCCGGGGCATCAATGTGCGGCAGGGGGCCGGCAATCACCAGTCGACCCTCGTCGACCAGGGCTTCGATACGTGCCAGATGGGCCTCGCGCGCGCTGGCGCGCCGCGAAGCACTGTCCTCGACATCATGTCCCACGATCATGTACAGCATGGTCTCGGTTTAGCGGTCTGTCCAATCGTCAACAGGCCGGCACGACGCCGGCAAGGTCGCAGACCATTGTAAGGGGGATCGCCTCGGTAGCGGTCCGTTTCCGCTACACTGCGCCCCATGAATAATCATGTCGAAACCGGCGCCCAGCAGGAAGAGATGCCGTTTGCGGTCGTCCAGGGCGAACCGCTGCTCAGGCTGCCCGATGATCTCTACATTCCGCCCGACGCCCTGGAAGTGTTTCTCGAAGCCTTCGAGGGGCCGCTGGATCTGCTGCTGTATCTGATTCGGCGACAGAATATCGACATTCTGGACATTCCGATTGCAGAGGTCACCCGCCAGTACATCGGCTATATCGAAATGATGACCGACCTGCGGCTGGAGCTGGCCGCAGAATACCTGGTCATGGCCGCGATTCTGGCCGAGATCAAGTCGCGCATGCTGCTCCCGCGACCCGGCGCCGACGAGGAAGAAGACGAGGAGGACCCGCGCGCCGAGCTGGTCAGACGACTGCAGGAGTATGAGCGCTTCAAGCAGGCGGCCGAGGACCTGGATAGCCTGCCCCGGCTGGAACGGGACATCGCCGTGGCCAGCGCCGAAATCGAGCACGCCGAGACGATTCGGGTACCGCCTGAAGTTGACCTGCGCGAAGTGCTGCTCGCGCTGCGCGAGGTCATGGCCCGCGCTGAAATCCTGGCCCATCACCATATTCAGGCCGAACCGCTGTCGGTACGTGAGCGCATGGCCCGCATCGTCAGCCTGGTTGCCGGTGAGCAGTTCGTGGAGTTCAGCCACTGCTTCGACCTGGAGGAGGGCCGGAAAGGTGCAGTCGTCACCTTTCTGGCCATGCTCGAACTGCTGCGCGAGCACCTGATCGATCTGGTACAGCAGGAACTGTTCGGTACCATCTATGTTCGCCAGCCGGCCCCAAACCAACTCTGACCCGATATGCCCATCGAAGAGCTCAAACGAATCGTTGAAGGTGCGCTGCTGGCGGCCGGTCACCCGCTCAGCCTCAACCAGCTCAGCGGCCTGTTTCCGCCGGACGAACAGCCGAGCCATGGCGCCCTGCGCGAAGCGCTTGCCGCGCTGGACGCGGATCTGGAAGGGCGTGCGGTCGAGCTGATCGAGGTCGGCAGCGGGTTTCGGCTGCAGATCCGGGCCAGGCTCATGCCAACCATTTCGCAGCTGTGGACGGAAAAACCGCCGCGCTACTCGCGCGCCCTGCTCGAAACCCTGGCCATCATTGCCTATCGCCAGCCGATCACGCGCAGCGACATCGAGCAGATTCGGGGTGTATCGATCAGCTCCAGCATTCTGCGCACCCTGCAAGAGCGCGACTGGATCCGGGTCGTCGGCCATCGCGACGTGCCGGGACGGCCGGAGCTGCTCGGAACAACGCGCACCTTTCTCGACTACTTCAGCCTCAAGTCGCTCGATGAACTGCCGACACTGGCCGAGATCAAGGACATCGACAACCTCGAACCCGAACTGGATTTTGATGCCGCCAAGGCGGCCCGAAGCAGCGCCAACGATGACACCCAAACGCAGCAAGAAGCGCCACACGACCAGCAACAGGCCGACGTCGAGCCGGACGAGTTCAGAGATCACCGGTCATCGGACGGGACGGCCGACTCGCACGGCGAAAAAGCGGCCCAGTCGGCCGTCGCGCCGGCCAACGAACGCGAAGAAGCACCCCCGGCCGACGAAAACAGACAAGCCTGAGGCTCCTTACGCGGCCGACGAGCGCCTGCAAAAAGTTCTGGCTCGAGCCGGCCTCGGATCGCGGCGGACCATCGAGGCGCGCATCGAGCGTGGCGAGGTTCGGGTTGATGGCCAGGTGGCACGCCCTGGAACCGGTGTCCGCGCCGGCCAGCGAATCGGCCTGGACGGACGCAGCTGGCAGGTCGCTGCCCGAACCGCCCAACACCAGACCCTCGTTTACCACAAGCCTGAAGGCGAGATCACGACACGACGCGATCCGCAGGGACGAGCAACCGTGTTCGACCGTCTGCCGCGGCCGGCACAGGGCCGCTGGATTGCGATTGGCCGCCTCGATATCAATACTGCCGGTCTGCTGCTGCTGACCACCGACGGCGAACTGGCCAATCGCATGATGCACCCGGCCGGCCGGGTCGACCGCGAATACCTGTGTCGCATTCGCGGCACGGTCAGCCAACAACAGATCGAACAGCTTTTGAATGGCGTCGATCTGGACGATGGACCGGCCCGCTTCAGTGATGTCGTCGCCGGTGAGTCGACCGGCAGCCACAGCTGGTTCACGGTGGTCATCATGGAAGGGCGCCAGCGGGAAGTAAGGCGGCTGTGGGAAGCCGTTGGTACGCAAGTTGCCCGGCTCAAGCGAGTGCGATTCGGCCCGGTGTTTCTGCCGTCCCGCCTGCGGCCCGGACAGTACGAAATATTGGCGGCAGCCGACCACGGCATCCTGCGCGAGGATGTCGGGCTGGCATCAAAGGCCGTGGAGCTCGTGCTGACAAAAGGCGCCGCGACATGACCGGCCGGTCAGTCGTCGGTCGCAGCCTCCAGCCAGCGATAAAGCGTTCGCCTGCCCACGCCAAGCAACGCCGCAGCGCGGCGCTTGTTGCCGTCTACTCGCTTCAGCACATAGCTGACGTAGCGCCTTCGAATCTCATCGAGTGTCGGCAGCATGTCGCCCTCGAGCAGTGCTGACGGCAATTCCTCCTGTCCGCGCCGTCCCGCCCCTCCCGACTGCTGTCCGGCACGCTGCCGGATCCGCTCAGGCAGGTGCTCGGGGCCAATCTCTTCACCGGGACAAAAGGTCACCGCCCGCTCGATGGCGTTGCTTAGCTCGCGAACGTTGCCGGGCCAGTGATAGCTGCGGATCAGCTCAAGCGTGCGTCCGGCCAGTTTCCTTGCCGGCCGCTCGCGGGCCGCGGCAAGACGACTCAGAAAACGCATGGCCAGCAGCTCGATGTCCTCGCCGCGCTCGCGCAGCGGCGGTATCTCAAGCTGAAAGGCCTCGAGCCGATAATAGAGATCCTCGCGAAAGTGCCCCTGATCGACCCGGTCACGTAAATCGCGATTGCTCGCGGCAATCAGACGCACGTCGACCTGGTGTTCGCGATCGGCGCCGACCGGCCGGATATGGCCATCCTGCAGCGCGCGCAGCAGCTTGGCCTGCAGCGCCACCGGCATTTCGCCGATCTCGTCGAGAAACAACGTACCGCCGTCGGCCTCGCGAAACAGTCCCGGACGTGCCTTGTCGGCACCCGAAAAAGCCCCGGCAGCATGACCGAAGAATTCCGATTCGAGCAGTTCGGCCGGCACTCCGGCACAGTTGACGACCAGGAACGGCGCATCCGCACGCCCGCTCTCGGCGTGAATGGCGCGCGCGGCGAGATCCTTGCCGGTACCCGATTCGCCGCTGATCAGCACGGCCCCGTCAGCGCGCGCGACCTGCCGAATGCGGTCGAACAACACGCGCATGACGCGGCTGCTGCCTTCCATGCCGTGGAAACCCGCTTGCTCGAGCACCTGCCGGAAGCGCTGCACTTCCCGGTGCAGTCGACGGTTGGCCAGTATGCGATCGACGGTGATCAGGAAGTGATCCATATCCAGCGGCTTGGTCAGGAAATTGTCGGCACCCGCCTTGAGTGCGGCCACCGCGCGGTCAACCGTGCCGTAAGCGCTGATCATCAGCATTCCCGGTGCCGCATGTCGACCGCGCACCTGTTCGAGCAGGGCCAGTCCGCTGCTGCCCGGGAGCTGCAGATCGGTGATGACCAGGTCAGGTTCGAATGCGTCCATGGCCGCCAACGCGGATTCAGCGCTGGACCAGGCCTGGACCCGGTGGCCCTCGGTCTCGAGTTCTTCGACCAGCAGCTGGGCAAGCGACTGATCATCCTCGACAATCATGAGGCTCGATACT
This DNA window, taken from Pseudomonadota bacterium, encodes the following:
- a CDS encoding YciI family protein — its product is MLYMIVGHDVEDSASRRASAREAHLARIEALVDEGRLVIAGPLPHIDAPDPGPAGYAGSLIVAEFESLSDARGWAEADPYLQSGAWDAVEVQPFRQLLP
- a CDS encoding segregation/condensation protein A, which gives rise to MPFAVVQGEPLLRLPDDLYIPPDALEVFLEAFEGPLDLLLYLIRRQNIDILDIPIAEVTRQYIGYIEMMTDLRLELAAEYLVMAAILAEIKSRMLLPRPGADEEEDEEDPRAELVRRLQEYERFKQAAEDLDSLPRLERDIAVASAEIEHAETIRVPPEVDLREVLLALREVMARAEILAHHHIQAEPLSVRERMARIVSLVAGEQFVEFSHCFDLEEGRKGAVVTFLAMLELLREHLIDLVQQELFGTIYVRQPAPNQL
- the scpB gene encoding SMC-Scp complex subunit ScpB, coding for MPIEELKRIVEGALLAAGHPLSLNQLSGLFPPDEQPSHGALREALAALDADLEGRAVELIEVGSGFRLQIRARLMPTISQLWTEKPPRYSRALLETLAIIAYRQPITRSDIEQIRGVSISSSILRTLQERDWIRVVGHRDVPGRPELLGTTRTFLDYFSLKSLDELPTLAEIKDIDNLEPELDFDAAKAARSSANDDTQTQQEAPHDQQQADVEPDEFRDHRSSDGTADSHGEKAAQSAVAPANEREEAPPADENRQA
- a CDS encoding pseudouridine synthase encodes the protein MARPGTGVRAGQRIGLDGRSWQVAARTAQHQTLVYHKPEGEITTRRDPQGRATVFDRLPRPAQGRWIAIGRLDINTAGLLLLTTDGELANRMMHPAGRVDREYLCRIRGTVSQQQIEQLLNGVDLDDGPARFSDVVAGESTGSHSWFTVVIMEGRQREVRRLWEAVGTQVARLKRVRFGPVFLPSRLRPGQYEILAAADHGILREDVGLASKAVELVLTKGAAT
- a CDS encoding sigma-54-dependent Fis family transcriptional regulator, which gives rise to MNASVSSLMIVEDDQSLAQLLVEELETEGHRVQAWSSAESALAAMDAFEPDLVITDLQLPGSSGLALLEQVRGRHAAPGMLMISAYGTVDRAVAALKAGADNFLTKPLDMDHFLITVDRILANRRLHREVQRFRQVLEQAGFHGMEGSSRVMRVLFDRIRQVARADGAVLISGESGTGKDLAARAIHAESGRADAPFLVVNCAGVPAELLESEFFGHAAGAFSGADKARPGLFREADGGTLFLDEIGEMPVALQAKLLRALQDGHIRPVGADREHQVDVRLIAASNRDLRDRVDQGHFREDLYYRLEAFQLEIPPLRERGEDIELLAMRFLSRLAAARERPARKLAGRTLELIRSYHWPGNVRELSNAIERAVTFCPGEEIGPEHLPERIRQRAGQQSGGAGRRGQEELPSALLEGDMLPTLDEIRRRYVSYVLKRVDGNKRRAAALLGVGRRTLYRWLEAATDD